A window of the Janthinobacterium agaricidamnosum NBRC 102515 = DSM 9628 genome harbors these coding sequences:
- the groES gene encoding co-chaperone GroES encodes MNLRPLNDRVIVKRLDQETKTASGLIIPDAAAEKPDQGEVLAVGNGKILDDGKVRPLDVKVGDRVLFGKYAGQTVKVDGDELLVMREEDIMAIVVK; translated from the coding sequence ATGAATCTGCGCCCATTGAACGATCGCGTTATCGTCAAACGCCTCGACCAGGAAACCAAAACCGCGTCCGGCCTCATCATTCCTGATGCAGCTGCCGAAAAACCGGATCAAGGCGAAGTTCTGGCCGTAGGCAATGGCAAGATTCTCGACGACGGCAAAGTACGTCCTCTGGATGTCAAAGTCGGCGACCGCGTCCTGTTCGGCAAGTACGCCGGCCAAACCGTCAAGGTTGACGGCGATGAGCTGCTGGTCATGCGCGAAGAAGACATCATGGCGATCGTCGTCAAGTAA
- the groL gene encoding chaperonin GroEL (60 kDa chaperone family; promotes refolding of misfolded polypeptides especially under stressful conditions; forms two stacked rings of heptamers to form a barrel-shaped 14mer; ends can be capped by GroES; misfolded proteins enter the barrel where they are refolded when GroES binds) produces MAAKEVVFGDAARAKMVEGVNILANAVKVTLGPKGRNVVLERSFGAPTVTKDGVSVAKEIELKDKLMNMGAQMVKEVASRTSDNAGDGTTTATVLAQAIVREGMKFVAAGMNPMDLKRGIDKAVAATVEELAKIARPCTTTKEIAQVGSISANSDASIGERIAEAMEKVGKEGVITVEDGKSLNDELDIVEGMQFDRGYLSPYFINNQEKQVAILDNPFVLLCDKKISNIRDLLPVLEQVAKAGRPLLIIAEDIEGEALATLVVNNIRGILKTCAVKAPGFGDRRKAMLEDIAVLTGGQVIAEEVGLTLEKVTLAELGQAKRIEVGKENTIVIDGAGEAGSIEARVKQVRVQIEEATSDYDREKLQERVAKLAGGVAVIKVGAATEVEMKEKKARVEDALHATRAAVEEGIVPGGGVALLRARANITVKGDNADQDAGIKIVLRAMEEPLRMIVQNAGDEASVVVAAVLAGKGNYGYNAANGTYGDMVEMGVLDPAKVTRSALQNAASIASLMLTTDCMVCEVPEDKAAGGMGGGMGGMGGMGGMDGMM; encoded by the coding sequence ATGGCAGCTAAAGAAGTAGTTTTCGGCGACGCAGCGCGCGCCAAAATGGTTGAAGGCGTCAACATCCTCGCCAACGCAGTCAAGGTCACGCTGGGTCCGAAAGGCCGCAACGTGGTACTGGAGCGTTCGTTCGGCGCCCCTACCGTCACCAAGGACGGCGTGTCGGTCGCTAAAGAGATCGAACTGAAAGACAAGCTCATGAACATGGGCGCGCAAATGGTCAAGGAAGTCGCTTCCCGCACCAGCGACAACGCCGGCGACGGCACCACCACCGCGACCGTGCTGGCGCAAGCCATCGTGCGCGAAGGCATGAAGTTCGTTGCCGCCGGCATGAACCCGATGGACTTGAAGCGCGGCATCGACAAGGCTGTTGCAGCCACCGTCGAAGAGCTGGCTAAAATCGCCCGTCCTTGCACCACCACCAAGGAAATCGCCCAAGTCGGTTCGATCTCGGCCAACTCGGATGCGTCGATCGGCGAGCGTATCGCCGAAGCGATGGAAAAAGTCGGCAAAGAAGGCGTGATCACCGTGGAAGACGGTAAATCGCTGAACGACGAACTGGATATCGTTGAAGGTATGCAATTCGACCGCGGCTACCTGTCGCCATACTTCATCAACAACCAAGAGAAACAAGTTGCCATCCTGGACAATCCATTCGTCCTGCTGTGCGACAAGAAAATCTCGAACATCCGCGATCTGCTGCCGGTACTGGAACAAGTCGCCAAAGCCGGCCGTCCACTGCTGATCATCGCAGAAGACATCGAAGGCGAAGCGCTGGCGACCCTGGTGGTCAACAACATCCGCGGCATCCTGAAAACTTGCGCAGTGAAAGCACCAGGCTTCGGCGACCGCCGCAAAGCCATGCTGGAAGACATCGCTGTGCTGACCGGCGGCCAGGTGATCGCCGAAGAAGTCGGCCTGACGCTGGAAAAAGTCACGCTGGCCGAACTGGGCCAGGCCAAGCGTATCGAAGTCGGCAAAGAAAACACCATCGTCATCGATGGCGCCGGCGAAGCTGGCTCGATCGAAGCGCGCGTCAAGCAAGTGCGCGTGCAAATCGAAGAAGCGACCTCGGACTACGACCGTGAAAAACTGCAAGAGCGCGTGGCCAAACTGGCCGGCGGCGTTGCAGTGATCAAGGTTGGCGCAGCCACCGAAGTCGAAATGAAAGAGAAAAAAGCCCGCGTTGAAGATGCACTGCACGCGACCCGCGCCGCCGTGGAAGAAGGCATCGTGCCAGGCGGCGGCGTAGCCCTGCTGCGCGCACGCGCCAACATCACCGTCAAAGGCGACAACGCCGACCAGGACGCAGGCATCAAGATCGTTCTGCGCGCAATGGAAGAGCCGCTGCGCATGATCGTGCAAAACGCCGGCGACGAAGCTTCGGTGGTCGTGGCCGCGGTATTGGCCGGCAAAGGTAACTACGGTTACAACGCCGCCAACGGCACCTACGGCGACATGGTTGAAATGGGCGTGCTGGATCCAGCAAAAGTCACCCGTTCGGCCCTGCAAAACGCCGCATCGATCGCATCGCTGATGCTGACCACCGATTGCATGGTATGCGAAGTCCCAGAAGACAAAGCAGCCGGCGGCATGGGCGGCGGCATGGGTGGTATGGGCGGCATGGGCGGTATGGACGGCATGATGTAA